A stretch of Episyrphus balteatus chromosome 2, idEpiBalt1.1, whole genome shotgun sequence DNA encodes these proteins:
- the LOC129910658 gene encoding adrenodoxin-like protein 1, mitochondrial: MFCLLSRQVRFPIKILFQSSQNVKKYQPQKLLHTTKYLFHGGEYESKDPKSEDEIVNITYVDKDGKRTKVKGKIGDNIMYLAHRYGVEMEGACEASLACTTCHVYVDYDYLEKLPEAEEKEDDLLDMAPFLKENSRLGCQIILTKELDGIEVTLPKATRNFYVDGHKPKPH; encoded by the exons atgttttgtttacttTCACGGCAAGTTCGTTTTCCAATTAAAATACTTTTCCAATCAtcacaaaatgtaaaaaaatatcaacctCAAAAACTGCTGCACACAACAAAAT ATCTTTTTCATGGCGGTGAATACGAATCGAAAGATCCAAAATCTGAAGATGAAAT agTAAATATAACTTACGTCGACAAAGATGGAAAACGGACAAAAGTTAAGGGAAAAATCGGTGATAACATTATGTACCTTGCACATCGATATGGAGTTGAAAtggaag GAGCATGCGAAGCATCTTTAGCTTGTACAACGTGCCATGTTTATGTAGATTACGATTATTTAGAAAAACTTCCCGAAGCCGAAGAAAAGGAAGATGATCTCTTGGATATGGCACCATTCCTGAAGGAGAATTCTCGACTAGGATGTCAAATCATCCTAACAAAAGAATTAGATGGCATAGAAGTGACATTGCCAAAGGCAACTAGAAACTTTTACGTTGATGGCCACAAACCAAAACCCCACTGA
- the LOC129912342 gene encoding 28S ribosomal protein S35, mitochondrial has protein sequence MSSLTRLIEHNLRNSGSKYSLNQIRLLSSQTTETSANDPEEEFRVLNLRAVRNVAPRRKPFKKDPIPPPRTHKMATDQDWTAVWPGPRTFHPATVPLPIRQGFTEKGAPAPSKFGNAELMKIPNFLHLTPRAIRQQCEALKKFCTPWPKGLENEEKCKVHFPVEVIYGDFVHGLPTIRNIEARRVTLKLKLSCLKFDQHARDKFLRLIGDRYDPETEVITIMTDRCPLKKQNYDHAMYLLTACYHESFITEPWEATKSEADMETYYFNRNKSKVSAEAILNWGKAKDAKTTTASEGFAKSVENLINEGENEYNIQKYKDEVKQLLGIAKEYYYFVLEIGGINKCDMIQ, from the exons ATGTCGTCCCTAACTCGTCTAATCGAACACAATCTACGCAATTCAGGATCAAAATACTCCTTGAATCAAATAAGATTGTTGTCATCCCAAACCACAGAAACTTCAGCTAACGATCCCGAAGAAG AATTCCGAGTGTTGAATCTACGTGCTGTTCGAAATGTTGCACCTAGaagaaaaccatttaaaaaagacCCGATTCCACCACCCAGAACTCATAAAATGGCAACGGACCAAGATTGGACAGCTGTGTGGCCAGGTCCAAGGACATTTCATCCTGCAACAGTGCCATTGCCAATTAGACAAGGTTTCACAGAAAAAGGTGCTCCAGCACCTTCAAAGTTCGGCAATGCTGAATTAATGAAAATTCCTAATTTTCTACATCTAACACCACGCGCAATTAGACAGCAGTGTGAAGCTCTAAAGAAGTTCTGTACTCCATGGCCAAAAGGCTTAGAGAATGAAGAGAAATGCAAGGTTCATTTCCCAGTTGAAGTAATCTATGGTGACTTTGTTCATGGATTGCCAACTATTCGTAACATTGAAGCTCGACGAGTTACATTGAAATTGAAACTTTCCTGCTTGAAATTCGATCAGCATGCTAGGGATAAATTCTTACGTCTGATTGGCGATAGATATGATCCAGAAACTGAAGTCATAACAATTATGACTGATAGATGTCCGTTGAAGAAACAAAACTACGATCATGCAATGTATCTGCTGACTGCATGTTACCATGAGTCTTTTATCACAGAACCATGGGAAGCAACAAAGTCGGAAGCAGATATGGAAacttactattttaatagaaacAAATCGAAGGTTTCTGCAGAAGCAATTCTTAACTGGGGTAAAGCTAAGGatgcaaaaacaacaacagccaGTGAAGGATTCGCAAAGAGTGTAGAGAATCTTATTAATGAAGGAGAAAACGAGTACaatattcaaaaatacaaaGACGAAGTTAAACAATTGTTGGGCATCGCTAAAG